The genome window AAAGACTGGCCACCACTCAAAAATTTTCGTAAACACATCTCCTGGTACAAACATAACAATCGGTACAAACCATAATTTTCTTAATTGAAAGGAACCGATTAATTTACCGCGCTTACTTTTCCGAAGAGATGGAGAGGGATTTTTTGCGCTTGTATACTGGATTAAGAAAGCTTCTACAAATAACAATACTGCGAGCAGAAATGTCATGGAAATCATAAAGTTATCAATAAAAACCGAGTCATATGTGAATACCTCATTCGTAAACGGCGCTAAACTCACATCAAAATAATAGCAGAAATAAAAAATCAAACTCGTAATCCCGATAGTAAATGCCGTTGAACTCAAACGGAACATTCCTACAATTAGCAAGAAACAAGCTACCACATTGAAAATAGCAACCCACTCTATCATCACACCAAATCCAATGAGAGAAGTAATGACAGAAATAGCTAATCCAAATAACAAACTCACACCAAAGAAATTTTTCAATTCTAACCAAGGTGAATAAATACTGATACTAAATGATTTTCGTTCCCACTTCACACGGTTAAAACCAGCCAATATCGCTAAAAGAATTCCTACATACAATGCTGGTTGTAGAAGTAGTCTCCCTATTCCATTTAGTATTTCAACAAAAACATCCATTTTCTACACCAGCTTTCCCTAATACTTCTATAATATAGGCGATAAAAGTCGGCTTACCGCTTCTTTAAATTTAATCCATAAAGATCGTTTTGCATATAATTCAGGTGTTAGTTGATACGATTTTAAAATATCTTCCAAAAAGGCATCTTCTAGTTTTTGCACCATTTGTTTTTCATAAATAAAAGCATTTACTTCAAAATTAAGTCGGAAACTACGGAAATCCATATTTGCGGTTCCAACTGAAGCAATTTCACCATCTACAACGAGGGTTTTTGCGTGAATAAAGCCATTATCGTAAATAAAGATTTTCGCACCTGTTTCCATTAACTCACCGGCATAATTAGTTGTTGCGCGGTAAACAAAAGCATGGTCTGGCTTATTAGGAATCATAACACGGACATCTACCCCAGAAAGTGCTGCGATTTTGATTGCTTCAAGTAAACTTGCATCTGGAATAAAATAAGGTGATTGTAAATAAATTGTTTTTTTGGCGGCATTGATCATTTTGATGTAACCATTTTTGATTTGTTGCCATTCGGAATCAGGGCCACTCGAAACAATTTGCATACTTGTATGACCTTTCCCATGAAAAGTCGGGAAGTATCGCGCTTTGTAATCAATTTTATGTGTGGACGATGCAGAATTCCAATCCATAATAAAACGAGTTTGCATCGCATAAACAGCTTTTCCATGTACACGCAAATGTGTATCACGCCAGTAACCAAATTTCTTCGATGCCCCAAGATATTCATCACCAATATTAAAACCACCAATATAACCTACGTCTCCATCAATTATAGCTAATTTTCTATGATTTCGGTAGTTGAGACGGAAATTAATCAATGGTAATTTAGATGGAAAAAATGGTCTGACTAAACCGCCATTTTTTTGGAAGGTGCGGAAAAATGATTTTTTCGTTGTCCTTGATCCCATTGCATCATAAATAATTTTCACATTTAAACCTTCTGCTGCTTTTCTTTCGAGCACGCGCATTAAGCGATTGCCTAGTTCATCGGAATGAAAAATATAATAGATGAGATGTATATGATCTTTCGCTTTTTCAATATCAGCAATTAGCGCATCGAATTTCTCATGTCCGTCCACAAAAAGTTCCACTTCATTATCTTGCGTTAAAATAGCACCATCGTTCACGAGCAATAAATAAATTAAATCACGATGTTTTTTACATTCGGATCGCTAAATGGAAATTCTTTTTGCCGTATCATTTCTATTTGATTGGCAGTAGATTCCTGTATCCCAATTTTTTCTTGTCCCTTCCAATCAAAAATCTTTTTGCCTGATAGTTTTCTCCCAAAAATCAAATAGATAATGAAACCAAATATCGGAACAAAAGTTAAGACTAGCAACCAAGCCCAAGTGGCGGATGTATCGCGTCTTTCTAAGAAGACCGTCACTGCCGCAAAGAATACATTTAAAATTAGCAAAATCACTAATAGATAAGCCAACAGTCCCATTGTGTTCCCCCTTTTCTTACACAAACTGATAGTAGTATCATATCATAAAATCCGCATTTAGCCTATTCCAGTTCGTTTCTATGCAAGAAAAAACCATTGATTTATCATCAATGGTTTCTGAATTAAATATATGGTGCTGGATCGACTGGAATACCGTTTTTATGTATTTCAAAATGTAGATGTTGTCCTGTCGATTGACCTGTTGATCCCATAATACCAATTGGTTGGCCTTGGGAAACTTGTTGACCGGTAACTACTTTCAAACTGCCTGCACGCATATGTCCATATAGTGTCTGGAACCCGTTGCCATGGTCAATTTTTACTACATAGCCATAACCCCCAAATCCACTACCTGATGCACCAAACCCAGAAAATACAACTGTTCCGGATGCTGCAGCTGAAACAGTAACTGTACCACCACCAGCAATATCTTGACCTTTATGGGATTCGTATTTGCCAGTCACGGGATTTGTTCGTTCACTAAATCCAGAAGTTAAAATACCAGAAGCTGGTTTAATAAATTGGCCTCCACCGGAACTTACTGTTTCTGTAGCTTCATTTGATGACGAACTTGGTTGTTTGACAACAGCGGCACTCTTAGCGCTTGATGCTGCCGCAGCTTCTTGCATTCGTTTTTCTTCGGCAGCTTTAATTGCAGCTTCTTGTTTTGCTTTTTCACCAGCAATATTAGAAGCAAGTCGTTTTTCTTCATCAGTAAGCGCACCTTGTTCACTAGCTAAAAGAGTTTGTTCGCTCTTAGTTAAGTCTTTTTTGTTTGCTAAAGCCATAACTAAATCATTTTTTTCTTGTTTTTGACTTTCCATATTGTTTTTCGAAACTTCTAATTCCACTGCAAGTACTTTTAGATTCTCTAGTTTTTTCTCAGAAGTAGATTCTGCTACTTTTAGCTTATCTTGATCATCTTTTTGGTCTTGCATAATATTTTGGTCCGCTTTTACAATTGCTGATACAACTGTCACGCGGTCAACAAGTTCTTTAAAATCATCTGCTTCAAAAATCATATCTAAATAAGAAGTGGCTGTTCCAGTTGTTTGGATAGCACGCGCTCGATTATCAAGTACTTTTTGACGATCTCGAATGTCATTGCGCAGTTTTTCCATTTCTTTTTGCAATTTCTTTAGTTTCTCGTTTTCAGAGCTCACTTTATCTTCCTGCTCTTTTAATTTCTTGTTAGTATCATCAAGACTTTTCATAAGCGATTCTAATTCTTTAGCAGCGTCTTTTTCAGCACTTTCTAAATGATTTAATTCTGAGTTTTTCGAGTCTATATTCTTATCTATTTCTGATTTTTTTTGTTCAATTTCATTTTGACGCTTTTGCATATCATTGATGGTATCCGCGTGTGCACCAGTCAGCGGCGCAGAAATAATCAAAAGGCTAAGTGCCGTTGCTACCCCATATTTTTTTAACATTTTAAGCTCCTTTTCTATTCTCTATTTGACTAGGAACTTCATAATTCCCTTTACCATACCATATAAAAAAGCACCTTTGTTTAAAACGACAAAGGTGCTTTTTAACTTTTCAATAATAATTAGAAGTTAGCTACGCGGCCATATCCTACAAGATATTTAGCCCAGTAACCGCTAGTGATGTTGTCATATTTAACGCCATTGTTTTGAGCATTGATCATTTGACCGCCACCCACATAAATTCCTACGTGAGCAATTCCGCTGCCATAGTTAAAGAATACTAAGTCACCTGGTTTTGCTTGGCTAGCGCTGATTTTAGATGCTGCTGCATATTGTCCACCAGATGTTCTTGGAAGAGAAACACCCGCTGCACGGAATGCATAAGAAGTAAATCCAGAACAGTCAAATGCGCTTGGTCCAGTTGCTCCAAGGCTATAAGGTTTTCCTAGTTGTGCGTTAGCTGCAGAAATCATTGCTGAGTATCCGCCACTAGATGGTGTTGCTGCGCTTGGTGCTGAATTGTTGTCATTTGACGCAACATTTTTTGTTGTATTAGATTTTTTGCTTGGTGTAGAAGTATCCGAACTACTTGATTCTTGTCCAACGTTTGAAGATGTTGCTTCACGTAATGCTGTCGCACGTGCTGTAGCTTCTTTAGCTGCTTTATCACGTTCACTTACAAGACCAGCTTTTGCATTTTCAGCACTTGCTTGATCAGAAGCTAGTTGAGCAACGATTGCTTCTTTTTCAGCTTTTTGTGCTTCGATTTTATTTTGTTGTGCTTCATATTCATGAATTGCTGTTGCTTGATCTTCTTGTTTTTTCTTAACAGCAGTTTGTTTTGTTTTTAAAGCTTTTTCATCATTTTGTTGATCTTCTAAAATAGATTTATCAGAATCAACTAATTGGTTAACTGCAGAAACACGTCCAACTAAGTCAGAAAGATTTTCTGCATCTAAGATAACTTCAAGATAAGCATTAGAATTAGAAGTTTTTTGCATCGCACGAGCACGTTCTTTTAAAACAGTTTCGCGTTCTTTAATACGTTCATTGATACTTTTAATATCTTCATTAAGTTTTTTTAGTTCTTTGCCTGTTTTATCAAATTCTCCTTGTAGAGATTTAGCTTTTTCTTGAGCTTTCTCAAGGTCTGCTACTAAACCAGAAAGATCTGATTGTAAATCTGTTTTTTTAGACTTGATGTCGTTAATTTTTTTATCTTGGTTTTGAATGTCTGTATTCACGTCCGCGAAAACATTAGTCGTAAAAGCTGGCGTCAAACTGATAACTGCTGCGAGTGAGATCGCAATAAACGTATTCTTTTTCAAAAAGTTTACCTCCTAAAAAGCTCCCTAGCTTTTTCTTTTAAATTATTTTTATTTCGATTCAAGTAATTTTCTGAGTTAGACTTTCAAGAATCTGCGGATAGATATTACGCTTCCCCAAATCCCGATTAGTACGCCGATTGCAATAATCAAGCCACTAATTTGATAAGCGAATGGTGTTGGAGGAAGAAGTGATAGCGAGCTTGTCACTAACTTCGGATTCACCAAGTTGTAAATATTAACATAGCCTATAAATGTTAACACCACTGGTAAAATCGAGCCAATTAATCCTAGCCAAGCACCTTCTAAAACGAAAGGCCAGCGTATGAACCAGTTGGTCGCTCCTACTAATTTCATTATTTCTATTTCTCTTCGACGGGAGAAAATTGCAATCTTGATTGTGTTTGATATTAAGAACATCGCTGTTAGTAATAACCCAATGCTTAGTATAATACCAGCATATCGTCCCCATTTCAAGGTATCAAACAATTTATCGACTGTTTTCTCACCATATTCTACATTATCTACGTACTGTAATTTTTCTACTTTTTTAGCAATAGTCTTCGTTTGTGTGGGCTCTTTAGCCTCTACAACAAACACATCGTATAGTGGATTATCTTGTTTAAACAATTCGAAGTTTTTGCCGTACGCACCAACTAATTTCTTCAATTCGTCATCCTTAGAAGAAAAGCTGACACTATCAACTCCATCAATCTTCTCAATGTTTTTCTCAAGTTCTTGCTGCTGTTTCTTGTCTGCGCTTAGAGAAATATGTACGTTAATTTGTACATTGTTTTCTACATCTGTTGCAAGCTTGTTCATGTTGATCAATATTGCAAAAAACACGCTGACTAAGATAAGTGTTACTGTTACTGCACTCGCTGCTGCAAAGGTCATCCAACCATTCCGGTAAAGGCTCTTAAAACTTTCTCTTATATGTCTTCCTACAGTCCTAAATTTCATAGCCATATTCTCCTTGCTGCTCATCTCGAACAATTCTTCCATTCTCGATAGCGATTACCCGGTGTTTCAATGTGTTAACAATTTCTTTGTTGTGGGTTGCCATCACGATGGTTGTTCCGCGATTGCTTATTTCTTCAAGGATATTCATGATTTCCCATGAAGTATCAGGATCTAGGTTACCGGTCGGTTCATCTGCTATTAATACTTTAGGCATATTTGCAATGGAGCGGGCAATGGATATCCGCTGTTGCTCACCACCGGAAAGTTCATCCGGCAACATTCTTACTTTATGCTTAAGGTTGACTAAATCTAGCACTTCCATAACACGTTCTTTAATTACGGATGGTTCTGTCTCAACCACTTCCATCGCATAAGCAATGTTTTCATAAACTGTTTTGCTTTGAAGTAATTTGTAATCTTGGAATACCACGCCTACATTACGACGTAAATATGGGATTTCACGATTTTTCATATTAATCAAATCAAATTTGTCTACGATGATTTTGCCTTTTGTCGCTCGTTCTTCTCTGTAAATCATTTTGATGAAGGTAGATTTACCAGCACCACTCGGACCTACTACATAAACAAATTCCCCTTCGCCAATGTTAATGTTGAGTCCATTGGCAGCTGTTATGCCGTTAGGGTATTTCTTATAAACATCTTCCATTAATATCATTTTATCACCTTACTATGCCTTTCTACTGAGTTACATTTTAGGTAATGCATGGTAACCATGAAGATGAGTTGTTTGTAGGTACGAATTTAAACTCACAACATAAGCTTAATTATACCATGACAGTTTTTCATCTATAGGTTAATTGCATTACAATTATATTTCAGGGTGTGACAATATCTCGATTATTGTAATAGGAAATACGATTATTACGTTGATTTCCAATTTATATTTGTCTGTGGTTTAGAGTTATTAAGACAAAATAAAAAAGAACCCACATTGGTCTTTTCTACTGCTAACATTGTAACTTGTTTTTACCCTAAATAACATTACAGGTACATTAAAAATCATTACAGTTCTAGCTAGCGGAATAGACCAATCCAGTTAAAATAGCTCGAGGTCTGCAACTAGGCTAAACTCGTTTGTCATCAAATTGTCAAAAAGCTGGCCTAAAAACTTAAAAAAGTACCATTTCCTGACTAAAAAAGTTAGGAAATGGTACTTTTTTATGATGTAAAACCTTCACCCATTACTTCACTTGCACTCATTACAACCACAAAAGCCTCTGGGTCTATCTCTTTTATAACTTCTTTTAACCTTGAAAATTCGCTTTGCGCAATGACACATAATAAAATTTGCTTGTCATCCTCTGTATATCCACCTTTTGCGGAGAGCCGAGTAATGCCTCGGTCAATTTTAAACAGAATTGCTTGGCGGATTGCTTCTTGATTTTCAGAAATAATAAAGACTGTTTTGGATTGATTTAAACCAACTTGTACCAAATCAATTGTTTTACTTGTAGCGAATAATCCGACAAGTGCGTACAGTCCTGATTCAATATCAAAAACAAACATCGCCGAAATAACAACGAATCCATCAATCAAAGCCACACAAATCCCCAATGTTAGATGGGAATATTTATGCAAAATTTGTGCTGCGACATCCGTGCCACCAGTAGATGCTTTGCCTCGAAAAACGATTCCAAGTCCCATTCCCACAAGTACGCCGCCAAACAAAGCAGCCACAAGAGGTTCATGCGTCCATGGTTCCAATCCTTGCGTTAAATACACAAAGAATGGCAAAAGCATTGTTCCAACAAAAGTTTTCAACCCGAATTGATAGCCTAAAAAGAATAATCCCGCTAGAAATAAAGGAATATTAAATGCCCACTGAATAAAAGCTGGATTCCAACCTGTTAAATAGTTAATAATCGTACTTATCCCACTCACTCCGCCAGAAGCAACGTGATTCGGGAGTAGTAAAACATTAAAAGCAAGTGCGATGAGAGCTGCACCTATAATGACATAAATATACTCAATTAATTTAGAAGCAACTGGGGATAGCGGTTGTTTCTTTCTTTTATTTGTCATCTCTTTTATCCAATCCTAGAACGCAAATATGCATTGATAAAGTCGTCTAAGTCTCCATCCATTACTGCTTGAATATTACCGGTTTCGTAATTTGTGCGATGATCTTTCACCATGGAGTAAGGGTGGAAAACATAGGAACGAATTTGGCTTCCCCAACCAATTTCTTTTTGTTCTCCACGAATTTCTGCTAGCTCGCGTTCTTTTTCTTCTTGTTCTTTTTGATACAGCTTTGTTTTTAACATTTTCATTGCTTGTTCACGGTTTTTAAGCTGTGAACGTTCAGATTGACAGGTTACGACAATCCCGGACGGAATATGCGTCATCCGAACTGCAGAGTCGGTTGTATTGATATGCTGTCCACCGGCACCAGTTGCGCGGTACGTATCAATTTTCAAATCTTCTGTACGAACTTCGATTTCAATATCGTCATCTAATTCTGGCATGACATCTACAGAAACAAATGATGTATGACGTCTACCTGATGAATCAAATGGAGAAATACGTACAAGACGATGTACTCCTTTTTCCGCTTTTAAATAGCCGTAAGCATTGTGGCCTTTTATAAGTAGCGTAACACTTTTTATTCCAGCTTCGTCCCCTGCTTGGTAATCGAGCATCTCTACTTTAAAGCCTTTTTTCTCAGACCAACGTTGATACATACGAAGTAACATCGAACCCCAGTCTTGTGATTCTGTACCACCAGCACCTGGATGAAGTTCTAAAATAGCATTATTTTTGTCATATGGATCACTTAGCATCAGTTTTAATTCAAATTCACTAATAGTCGCCATGTAAGCTTTAATATCTTTTTCTAATTCTTCTTGTAAATCTTCATCCGCTTCTTCTTTTAACAGTTCCAGACTAATTTCCATGCTTTCTTGTTCTTCTTCTAGCGCATGGAACGCTTGGTATGTTTCTTTATATACATTGGATTCATTGATTACTTTTTGCGCTGCTTGTTGGTCGTTCCAAAAATTCGGATCCAACATTTGGTCTTCTAACTCAGCAATTCGAACTTCCATGCTGTCTAAGTCAAAGAGACCCCCTAAAGTCTTTGATTTGCTGTGCTGTTTTCTCTAGTTCATTACGAATTTCTGCTAATTCCATTCTAATTCCACCTTTTTTGAATTTACTTACAAACTTTCATAGCAAAAAGCGCCGTCTTGCAGGCGCTTTTTAAATTGTTTTAATCTATGCTTCTTTACCATGACAATTTTTATATTTTTTACCGCTACCACAAGGACATGGATCATTACGTCCAATGTGTTGATCTTTGCGGATTGGTTGGCGTTTCGCTTCTGGTTTACCTTCAGCAGGATTAATTGCTTCTCCCTTGGCAACTTGCTCGCGTTCAAGGTTTTGGCGAATTTCAGCTTTCATGATATAACGCGCCACGTCTTCATCGATGGAAGATACCATCGCTTCAAACATTTCGAAGCCTTCTGATTGATACTCACGAAGCGGATCAATTTGACCGTACGCACGTAAATGAATACCGTCACGTAAATGATCCATTGCATCAATATGATCAACCCATTTAGTATCAACAACACGAAGCAATACTACTTTTTCGAATTCGTTAAATTCTTCTGGAGGTAGTAGTGTTTCTTTTTCGTCGTAAGCCGCTTTGATTTTATCTAAAATTAGATTTTGAATATCTTCGCTTGTTCTATTTTGTAGATCTTCTAGTGTGATTGTACCTTCAGGAAGTAAGTTCGCATCCACATAGTCGATAATTCCTTGTAAATTCCAAGCTTCTTCAGGTTCATGACTTGATGCATTACTAGAAACGATAAAGTTGACTGTACGTTGAATCATTTGTTCAATAATTTCACGCAAACTGTTTTCTGCATTAATTACTTCATAACGCTGTTTATAGATAACTTCACGTTGTTGGCGAAGTACATCATCATATTGTAAAACTTGTTTCCGGGAATCAAAGTTATTTCCTTCCACACGTCTTTGTGCGGATTCAACTGCACGACTAACCATTTTACTTTGGATAGCATCTTCTGCCATACCAAAGCGTTCCATCATTGATTTCATATTGTCCGAACCGAAACGACGCATCAATTCATCTTCCATAGAAAGATAAAATTGAGTCACACCAGGGTCCCCTTGACGTCCAGAACGACCACGTAACTGGTTATCTATCCGACGTGATTCATGACGTTCTGTACCAATAACTGCTAAACCTCCAGCTTCAATCGTACCTTCACCAAGTTTGATATCCGTACCACGACCAGCCATGTTGGTTGCGATTACTACCGCACCACGTTCACCTGCATGTTTAATGATATCAGCTTCGCGTTCATGTTGCTTCGCGTTTAGTACATCATGCTTAATTCCTTTGCGTTTTAATTTGCTAGAAATAAGTTCGGATGTTTCAATCGCAACAGTCCCGACTAATACGGGTTGTCCTTTTGCATGACGCTCGGCGATATCTTCAACTACTGCATTAAATTTCGCTTCAATCGTTGTGTAAATTAAATCAGGACGGTCATCACGAATAATTACTTTATTAGTTGGAATTTCAATAACGCGCATATTATAAATATCGCGGAACTCTTCTTCTTCCGTTTTTGCAGTACCCGTCATCCCTGCAAGTTTTTTATACATACGGAAATAGTTTTGGAATGTAATTGTCGCCATTGTTTTGGATTCGTTTTGAATAGTTACGCCTTCTTTTGCTTCAAGCGCTTGGTGTAAGCCTTCACTGAAACGACGACCTTTCATAATACGACCAGTAAATTGGTCAACGATTAATACTTCATCATCTTGAACAACATAATCGACATCTAGACTCATTGTATAGTTAGCTTTTAACGCTTGAGCAATATGATGTAAAATTACGGTATTTTCCAAATCAAAAAGGTTCTCTACATCAAAGTAGTTTTCTCCTTTTGTCATACCGTCTTCGGTTAATTGAACAGATTTTGTTTTAATATCAACTGTATAATCTTCCTCTTCTGTAAGAGTACGGACAAAAGTATTTGCACGCACATATAGAATAGTCGATTTTTCCGCTTCTCCAGAAATAATTAATGGTGTTCTCGCTTCATCGACCAAAATGGAATCGACTTCATCGATAACAGCAAAAGCTAGCGGACGTTGTACCATTTCTTCTTTGTAAACGACCATGTTATCACGCAAATAGTCAAATCCTAATTCATTATTTGTGCTATACGTAATATCACATGCATAAGCTTCTCGTTTTTCTGTACTCGATAAAGCATTTAGGTTAAGCCCTACAGAAAGTCCAAGGAAATTGTATAAAACTCCCATTTCTTCGGCATCACGATGAGCTAAGTATTCATTGACAGTAACCACATGCACCCCTTCACCAGAAAGTGCATTTAAATAAACTGGTAGTGTCGCTGTTAACGTTTTACCTTCACCAGTTTTCATCTCTGCAATGTTACCTTCGTGGAGAACAATTCCACCCATTAATTGAACTTTAAATGGATACAATCCTAGCGCACGTTTCGCACCTTCTCTGGCAACAGCAAATGCTTCTACCAATAAGTCATCCAGCGTCTCACCTTTTTGAACACGCTCTTTAAACTCTACTGTTTTTTCACGTAGAGCATCATCCGAAAGAGCCGCAGTTTCATCCGCTAAAGCAATAATCTCATCTGCTTTTCTCTCCAAATATTTAACATCTTTTTTTCCTGATTCAAAAATCTTTTTCAATAGTCCAGCCATTTAAATTCTCCTCTACTGTTTTCGCTGTCATCGCGCGGTTTCATCTATAATAACTTTCAGGAATTATCTTCACTTAAATATACAAACTAATTCTATCACTTATTAACTAAAATATACAACTGGTTATCTCTTTTTAGTCAATAAAATTATCAAAATGCCATAAATTCTTCATCTAAAAGTAAAAAAATGGAGACCTAGATTGGCCCCCATCTGTAAATTATTATTTTAAATTAGTTTGTTTCAATCAAACCATACTTACCGTCTTTACGAGAATAAACGATATTAGTACCATTTGTTTCTGCATCAGTGTATACATAGAAACTATGACCTAACAAGTTCATTTGTAAAACAGCTTCTTCACTATCCATCGGTTTCAATGAAAATTGTTTTGTTCTTACAATTTCAAGATCAAAATCTCCTTCATTTTCTTCTGGTGGTGTGCTGCCGTTAACATCAGAATAAGCAAAATAATCTCTTTCTGCACCTTTGTCGCGGAACTTGCGGTTTACTTTTGTTTTATGTTTGCGAATTTGTCTTTCTAATTTATCTACAATTAAATCGATGCTAGCATATAAATCTCCACTTGTTTCTTCTGCACGTAGCACAAGATTTGGGAGCGGAATGGTCACTTCAACTTTCGCATTTTTATCGGAATATACTTTTAAATTAACATGAACGTTAGCGTCTGGAGTCTCCGTAAAATATCGTTCTAATTTATCGATTTTCTTTTCAACATAATCTCGAATCGGTTCTGTTACTTCAATATTTTCTCCACGAATGTTGTACTTAAGCATAGCAATTCCTCCTTTGAAATAAAACAAAATAACGATAAAGAAGAGTATTCTTCTTACCCTTAGTCTACGTGAAAACGATGTGTTTTGCAAACATTTGCACAAAGAGCTAAGAAGCTTACATTCACTTATCTTTATTTAGTATTTTATTCCACTAATACCGCTTCCGCAAACCTCTTTTAGAAGATAAATATCAACTATCTGAATATTGTTAGTGCGCTCACCTTGTGCACTCCAGCTTCTTTTAAGATTTGTGCTGCTAGGTTAAGTGTGCTTCCTGTGGTGTATATATCATCAAATAATATTACTTCTGTTGACTTCAAAATTTCTTTTCCTGAAAAGTAAAATGCTTGTTCAGATGCTAATCGTTCCCTCTTTGTCTTTTTAGATTGCTTCTCTGTATGCTTTTTGGCTAAAAGCTCTTCGTATAGGATGCCAGATTGTTTTAATATCGCGGTTGTTTGATTAAACCCGCGTTCTAATTTCCGCGTCTCGCTTACTGGAATTGGCACAATCTTCTCTTTCTTTTCTGATAGAAAGGTACTTAATTCCTTTTTGAAAATAGCCCCTATTTCATAATCCCCTTGAAATTTAAACTTCTTCATATATTCTTTGGCGAAATCATTGTAACGATAGATGGATTTATTACTATCTAAAAAATGTGTTCTACTTTGGCAGTCCTCGCAGACATCATCTAAGGATTCTTTACTACAATTTTTACATAGTAAGCCAGTTAGTTTTTCAAACCCCGCTAAGCATAAATTACAACAAATTGGCAGAGGTTCAAATAACCAACTTGTTTCCCAACTGGCACTTTGCCTAACCGGCTGAAAACAAAGTAAGCAATTAGTCATCTAACATCCCTTCTATCACTCCTTGTTGATTCATTTTTTGAATGTGAGAGATAGCTTGCTTCATTTCTATTGTTTTACCGTAATGAAAAAAACAAACGTCTCCAGTCGGATGGGATATTTTCCTACCTGCTCTTCCTGAAATCTGAACTAAAGCAGCTTCCGTAAAAATACGACCCTCACTTCCAAACACCGCTACTTGCACATCTGTAAAAGTAACGCCTCTCTCTAAAATTGTAGTTGTTAATAACAGTTTGATTTTCCCTTTTCGTAGCCATTCCACTTTCTCTTTGCGCAATTCATCGGCTGAATGGACTGTCACTGGGCGGATATAACCCTTATTTTCAAGTGCCTTTGCAAATTTATTCATAGCATCAATTTCTGGAAAGAAAATTAAAGCCGGCTGATCTTTCTTCTCCACACCATTCATCCACTGAATAAGCTTGGGAGATATTTTCCCTTTAGCTAAATTCTTTTTCCATGGACCAATCCAGCACGTTCTTGGCACAGGCAATTTCTTTCGGTGATATCGTCCAGGAATTTTCACAAAATTACGTTTTCCTTTTACACACTCTTCTTGCCACTTTTTCTCTGGTGTTGCTGTGATTATTATTGTGGAACCTTCTTTTGTCCTGGCTTTCATAACGGCATATTCTAAAAAAGGGTCTTTTGCATAAGGAAATGCATCTACTTCATCAATAAAAATAACTTGAAACGTTT of Listeria monocytogenes contains these proteins:
- a CDS encoding YitT family protein, whose translation is MTNKRKKQPLSPVASKLIEYIYVIIGAALIALAFNVLLLPNHVASGGVSGISTIINYLTGWNPAFIQWAFNIPLFLAGLFFLGYQFGLKTFVGTMLLPFFVYLTQGLEPWTHEPLVAALFGGVLVGMGLGIVFRGKASTGGTDVAAQILHKYSHLTLGICVALIDGFVVISAMFVFDIESGLYALVGLFATSKTIDLVQVGLNQSKTVFIISENQEAIRQAILFKIDRGITRLSAKGGYTEDDKQILLCVIAQSEFSRLKEVIKEIDPEAFVVVMSASEVMGEGFTS
- the prfB gene encoding peptide chain release factor 2 (programmed frameshift), with the translated sequence MELAEIRNELEKTAQQIKDFRGSLDLDSMEVRIAELEDQMLDPNFWNDQQAAQKVINESNVYKETYQAFHALEEEQESMEISLELLKEEADEDLQEELEKDIKAYMATISEFELKLMLSDPYDKNNAILELHPGAGGTESQDWGSMLLRMYQRWSEKKGFKVEMLDYQAGDEAGIKSVTLLIKGHNAYGYLKAEKGVHRLVRISPFDSSGRRHTSFVSVDVMPELDDDIEIEVRTEDLKIDTYRATGAGGQHINTTDSAVRMTHIPSGIVVTCQSERSQLKNREQAMKMLKTKLYQKEQEEKERELAEIRGEQKEIGWGSQIRSYVFHPYSMVKDHRTNYETGNIQAVMDGDLDDFINAYLRSRIG
- the secA gene encoding preprotein translocase subunit SecA, with amino-acid sequence MAGLLKKIFESGKKDVKYLERKADEIIALADETAALSDDALREKTVEFKERVQKGETLDDLLVEAFAVAREGAKRALGLYPFKVQLMGGIVLHEGNIAEMKTGEGKTLTATLPVYLNALSGEGVHVVTVNEYLAHRDAEEMGVLYNFLGLSVGLNLNALSSTEKREAYACDITYSTNNELGFDYLRDNMVVYKEEMVQRPLAFAVIDEVDSILVDEARTPLIISGEAEKSTILYVRANTFVRTLTEEEDYTVDIKTKSVQLTEDGMTKGENYFDVENLFDLENTVILHHIAQALKANYTMSLDVDYVVQDDEVLIVDQFTGRIMKGRRFSEGLHQALEAKEGVTIQNESKTMATITFQNYFRMYKKLAGMTGTAKTEEEEFRDIYNMRVIEIPTNKVIIRDDRPDLIYTTIEAKFNAVVEDIAERHAKGQPVLVGTVAIETSELISSKLKRKGIKHDVLNAKQHEREADIIKHAGERGAVVIATNMAGRGTDIKLGEGTIEAGGLAVIGTERHESRRIDNQLRGRSGRQGDPGVTQFYLSMEDELMRRFGSDNMKSMMERFGMAEDAIQSKMVSRAVESAQRRVEGNNFDSRKQVLQYDDVLRQQREVIYKQRYEVINAENSLREIIEQMIQRTVNFIVSSNASSHEPEEAWNLQGIIDYVDANLLPEGTITLEDLQNRTSEDIQNLILDKIKAAYDEKETLLPPEEFNEFEKVVLLRVVDTKWVDHIDAMDHLRDGIHLRAYGQIDPLREYQSEGFEMFEAMVSSIDEDVARYIMKAEIRQNLEREQVAKGEAINPAEGKPEAKRQPIRKDQHIGRNDPCPCGSGKKYKNCHGKEA
- the hpf gene encoding ribosome hibernation-promoting factor, HPF/YfiA family gives rise to the protein MLKYNIRGENIEVTEPIRDYVEKKIDKLERYFTETPDANVHVNLKVYSDKNAKVEVTIPLPNLVLRAEETSGDLYASIDLIVDKLERQIRKHKTKVNRKFRDKGAERDYFAYSDVNGSTPPEENEGDFDLEIVRTKQFSLKPMDSEEAVLQMNLLGHSFYVYTDAETNGTNIVYSRKDGKYGLIETN
- a CDS encoding ComF family protein, which codes for MTNCLLCFQPVRQSASWETSWLFEPLPICCNLCLAGFEKLTGLLCKNCSKESLDDVCEDCQSRTHFLDSNKSIYRYNDFAKEYMKKFKFQGDYEIGAIFKKELSTFLSEKKEKIVPIPVSETRKLERGFNQTTAILKQSGILYEELLAKKHTEKQSKKTKRERLASEQAFYFSGKEILKSTEVILFDDIYTTGSTLNLAAQILKEAGVHKVSALTIFR